In Epinephelus lanceolatus isolate andai-2023 chromosome 13, ASM4190304v1, whole genome shotgun sequence, the following are encoded in one genomic region:
- the dnajc5ga gene encoding dnaJ (Hsp40) homolog, subfamily C, member 5 gamma a isoform X2, giving the protein MAEPNPSRPQRKMSTAGESVYKVLGLEKGATAEDIKKAYRKLALKYHPDKNPDNPEAAEKFKEINNANSILNDETKRKIYDEYGSMGLYVSEQFGEESVKYYFLMSKWWFKGLVLCCTMFTCCCCCCCCCFCCGKCKPPDDDENYQYVDPEDLEAQIKAEQDGGK; this is encoded by the exons ATGGCTGAACCGAACCCCTCCCGCCCCCAAAGGAAGATGTCCACCGCTGGGGAGAGTGTGTACAAGGTGCTAGGGCTGGAGAAAGGAGCGACAGCTGAGGACATCAAGAAAGCATACAG GAAACTAGCGTTGAAGTACCACCCAGATAAGAACCCAGACAACCCGGAGGCAGCGGAGAAGTTTAAGGAGATTAACAACGCCAACTCTATTTTAAATGATGAGACCAAGAGGAAGATCTATGACGAGTATGGCTCCATGGGCCTTTACGTGTCGGAACAGTTCGGAGAGGAGAGCGTCAAATATTACTTCCTCATGTCTAAGTGGTGGTTTAAG GGTCTGGTCCTGTGCTGCACGATgttcacctgctgctgctgttgctgctgctgttgtttctgCTGCGGGAAGTGTAAACCACCCGACGATGACGAAAACTACCAGTATGTCGACCCCGAAGACCTGGAGGCCCAAATCAAAGCGGAGCAGGATGGAG GAAAGTGA
- the dnajc5ga gene encoding dnaJ (Hsp40) homolog, subfamily C, member 5 gamma a isoform X1, which produces MAEPNPSRPQRKMSTAGESVYKVLGLEKGATAEDIKKAYRKLALKYHPDKNPDNPEAAEKFKEINNANSILNDETKRKIYDEYGSMGLYVSEQFGEESVKYYFLMSKWWFKGLVLCCTMFTCCCCCCCCCFCCGKCKPPDDDENYQYVDPEDLEAQIKAEQDGGYTVIIGQPKSDLGPENPEGQSQPIPLPMPMPPPPEPHSPTAGSPAGEENPGETLPESK; this is translated from the exons ATGGCTGAACCGAACCCCTCCCGCCCCCAAAGGAAGATGTCCACCGCTGGGGAGAGTGTGTACAAGGTGCTAGGGCTGGAGAAAGGAGCGACAGCTGAGGACATCAAGAAAGCATACAG GAAACTAGCGTTGAAGTACCACCCAGATAAGAACCCAGACAACCCGGAGGCAGCGGAGAAGTTTAAGGAGATTAACAACGCCAACTCTATTTTAAATGATGAGACCAAGAGGAAGATCTATGACGAGTATGGCTCCATGGGCCTTTACGTGTCGGAACAGTTCGGAGAGGAGAGCGTCAAATATTACTTCCTCATGTCTAAGTGGTGGTTTAAG GGTCTGGTCCTGTGCTGCACGATgttcacctgctgctgctgttgctgctgctgttgtttctgCTGCGGGAAGTGTAAACCACCCGACGATGACGAAAACTACCAGTATGTCGACCCCGAAGACCTGGAGGCCCAAATCAAAGCGGAGCAGGATGGAG GTTACACAGTAATCATAGGCCAGCCCAAATCTGATCTGGGTCCAGAAAACCCAGAAGGCCAGAGTCAGCCCATCCCCCTGCCAATGCCCATGCCTCCACCTCCTGAGCCCCACTCGCCGACAGCGGGCAGTCCAGCGGGGGAAGAAAACCCCGGAGAGACCCTGCCAGAGTCGAAATGA